One Amaranthus tricolor cultivar Red isolate AtriRed21 chromosome 1, ASM2621246v1, whole genome shotgun sequence DNA window includes the following coding sequences:
- the LOC130827890 gene encoding cytochrome P450 98A2: protein MVSFLLIIPLSLLFLLIAHNLFNRFRHKLPPGPKPWPIVGNIYDIKPVRVKCFHEWSQIYGPILSFRLGSKLNVVVSNAELAKQVLKEHDQTLADRHRSRSSARFSKDGKDLIWADYGPHYVKVRKACTLELFTQKRLEALRPIREDEVTAMIESIFNDCSNPENKGKPLKVRRYIGTVSFNNITRLTFGKRFINSKGELDPLGKEFKGILSSGVKNTKNSFLAEHLPWLRWLLQPLDKEKGEAAIHNVRLDRFTREIMEEHAKVKSQNTGGIKQHFVDALLSLKDEYELGEDTIIGLLWDMVIAGMDTVSISVEWALAELIRNPRVQKKAQEELDRVIGQDRIMTELDFSNLPYLQALAKESLRLHPPTPLMLPHKAKAHVKLGGYDIPKGTIVYVNVWGLARDSNIWRDPLEFRPERFFEEDIDMKGHDFRLLPFGAGRRICPGTQLGINLVTSMLGHLLHHFDWNPPKDVKPEEIELEEAPGIVTYMKTPLQAVPVPRLPAQDLYKRVPAEI from the exons atggttagttttcTCCTAATCATTCCTCTctctcttcttttccttcttatAGCACACAATCTTTTCAACCGGTTTAGACACAAACTCCCGCCCGGCCCGAAACCCTGGCCCATTGTTGGTAACATTTACGATATTAAGCCCGTACGGGTCAAATGCTTCCATGAATGGTCCCAAATATATGGCCCAATACTTTCATTTAGACTTGGTTCAAAACTGAACGTCGTCGTTTCAAATGCTGAATTAGCAAAACAAGTATTGAAAGAACATGATCAAACTTTAGCTGATAGACATAGAAGTAGATCATCTGCAAGATTTAGTAAAGATGGAAAAGATCTTATTTGGGCTGATTACGGGCCCCACTATGTTAAGGTTAGAAAGGCATGTACTTTGGAATTGTTTACCCAAAAAAGACTTGAGGCCCTTAGGCCCATTAGAGAAGATGAAGTTACTGCTATGATTGAATCAATCTTTAATGATTGCAGTAATCCTG AAAACAAAGGCAAGCCCCTTAAAGTGAGGAGATACATAGGGACAGTGTCATTCAACAACATCACAAGGCTAACTTTTGGGAAGAGATTTATAAATTCTAAGGGTGAATTGGATCCCTTAGGAAAGGAATTTAAGGGAATTTTATCTAGTGGGGTGAAAAATACCAAGAATAGCTTCTTGGCCGAGCACCTTCCGTGGCTACGATGGTTGTTACAGCCTCTCGACAAAGAAAAAGGCGAGGCTGCGATACACAATGTTCGGCTGGATCGATTTACTAGAGAAATCATGGAGGAGCATGCTAAAGTCAAGTCACAAAATACTGGTGGTATTAAGCAACATTTTGTTGATGCTTTGCTTTCCCTAAAGGATGAGTATGAACTTGGTGAGGACACCATTATTGGACTTCTTTGG GACATGGTTATCGCTGGTATGGACACGGTTTCAATCTCAGTCGAGTGGGCCTTAGCCGAGTTGATAAGAAACCCAAGAGTACAAAAGAAGGCTCAAGAAGAGCTTGATCGAGTAATCGGACAAGACCGAATCATGACCGAACTAGACTTCTCGAACCTTCCCTACTTACAAGCCTTAGCCAAAGAGTCCTTAAGGCTCCACCCACCAACCCCTCTAATGTTGCCCCACAAGGCCAAGGCTCATGTCAAGCTTGGTGGGTATGATATCCCTAAAGGCACAATTGTATACGTAAATGTATGGGGTTTGGCTCGTGACTCAAACATTTGGCGTGACCCATTAGAGTTCCGACCAGAACGATTCTTCGAGGAGGATATTGACATGAAGGGACATGATTTTCGATTGCTTCCATTTGGTGCAGGTAGACGAATCTGCCCAGGAACACAATTGGGTATAAACTTGGTAACATCTATGTTGGGTCATTTACTACACCATTTTGACTGGAACCCACCAAAGGATGTTAAACCTGAAGAAATTGAATTGGAGGAAGCCCCAGGAATAGTCACTTACATGAAAACGCCTCTACAAGCTGTGCCTGTTCCAAGGTTACCTGCACAGGATTTGTATAAACGTGTACCAGCTGAAATCTAA